One window from the genome of Cryobacterium sp. GrIS_2_6 encodes:
- a CDS encoding carbohydrate ABC transporter permease — protein sequence MTTLTEKIRPRRDSGAPEPKPLKLPKVHTRKTTGDWVILFIAIIIGLFIAIPFVMIVINSFKSPADYNSSGPLALPSNLYFDGIINFWTRVNFPEKLWNSVVISSVVAVAAVLLSMFNAYAIGIGRIRGRTWIVVLILLANMVPQEALLYPLYFMFKQVGLYDNIWAVIIIFTVIQSAFGTYLLSSVYGTFPKELLEAASLDGASRWQILWRVVYPISRSTLAVLLIFFFIWTWNEFLIPLTFLVSNANQTVPVAISVLQGDRLMDVTTTSASALLGLLPTLIFFLIFQRTLTRGITAGAVK from the coding sequence ATGACTACCCTGACCGAGAAAATCCGTCCCCGCCGCGATTCCGGCGCCCCAGAGCCCAAGCCGCTCAAGCTGCCCAAGGTGCACACCCGCAAGACCACCGGCGACTGGGTCATCCTGTTCATCGCCATCATCATCGGCCTGTTCATCGCGATCCCGTTCGTGATGATCGTGATCAACTCCTTCAAGTCGCCGGCCGACTACAACAGCTCCGGCCCCCTTGCCCTGCCGAGCAACCTCTACTTCGACGGCATCATCAACTTCTGGACCAGGGTCAATTTCCCGGAGAAGCTCTGGAACAGCGTCGTCATCTCGAGTGTCGTCGCCGTGGCCGCCGTGCTGCTGTCGATGTTCAACGCCTACGCGATCGGGATCGGCCGCATCCGCGGCCGAACCTGGATCGTCGTGCTGATCCTGCTCGCCAACATGGTGCCACAGGAGGCCCTGCTCTACCCGCTCTACTTCATGTTCAAGCAGGTCGGTCTGTACGACAACATCTGGGCCGTCATCATCATCTTCACGGTCATCCAGAGCGCCTTCGGCACCTACCTGCTGTCGAGCGTCTACGGAACCTTCCCGAAGGAACTCCTCGAGGCGGCCTCCCTCGACGGCGCGAGCCGCTGGCAGATCCTCTGGCGCGTCGTCTACCCGATCAGCCGGTCGACCCTCGCGGTGCTCCTGATCTTCTTCTTCATCTGGACCTGGAACGAATTCCTGATCCCGTTGACGTTCCTGGTCAGCAACGCGAACCAGACGGTCCCGGTCGCGATCAGCGTGCTGCAGGGCGATCGTCTGATGGACGTCACCACCACGAGCGCATCCGCGTTGCTCGGCCTGCTGCCGACGCTCATCTTCTTCCTCATCTTCCAGCGCACGCTGACGCGTGGCATTACCGCAGGAGCAGTCAAGTAA
- the yicI gene encoding alpha-xylosidase yields MKFTDGFWHVRPGVTPLYAQEAYDLEVVPCATGDGDALRIDAPTKVIAHRGDVLNRALLSVTLSSPLPGVIRVRAAKNTGGATEPGFELDGAVTGSGIVSVDADGGTVTSGPLTARIDRGSPWSLRFEADGRTLTESGPKSIGYLQLADGAPIAAEPTGVSGVTETGLAPASAYVHARLGLGVGELVYGLGERFGPLVKNGQTVDIWNADGGTSSEQSYKNIPFYLTNRGYGVLVNHAEHVSFEVGTESVEQVQFSVAGEYLEYFVIYGPTPKEILGRYTELTGRPAQVPAWSYGLWLSTSFTTQYDEATVNSFIDGMAERDLPLSVFHFDCFWMREFNWTDFEWDPRVFPDPEGMLARLHGKNLHVSAWINPYIAQRAPIFAEAQAAGYLVKRADGSVWQWDFWQAGMGLVDFTNPDAVTWFQGKLRHLLDQGVDAIKTDFGERIPLDVVWHDGSSPERMHNWYTQLYNAAVFEVLQEHHGVGDAVLFARSATVGGQKQPVHWGGDNSSSYESMAETLRGGLSLALSGFGFWSHDIGGFEGMPNAAVLKRWLAFGLMSSHSRLHGSTSYRVPWLFDDGTEEPGQSAVDVTRRFTKLKLSLMPYLYQVGLEAHRSGIPFMRPMQIEFAGDPAVDYLDRQYLLGHDLLVAPVFSEAGDVSYYLPAGTWTNYLTGETAAGPAWRRETHAFDSIPLWVREGAVIATGARDDRPDYDYTEDVLITVYPGGDATRTVLVSDPLGDSVVTFTIVEDGDGVTVQSDSDATFRARRAGGDTSASANRKATLS; encoded by the coding sequence ATGAAGTTCACCGATGGATTCTGGCACGTGCGTCCCGGCGTCACGCCGCTCTATGCGCAGGAGGCGTACGACCTCGAGGTCGTGCCCTGCGCGACGGGCGACGGCGACGCACTTCGGATCGACGCCCCCACCAAGGTCATCGCCCACCGCGGCGACGTGCTCAACCGTGCCCTGCTCTCCGTGACGCTGTCCTCCCCGCTGCCCGGCGTGATCCGGGTGAGGGCGGCCAAGAACACCGGCGGAGCCACGGAGCCCGGTTTCGAGCTCGACGGCGCCGTCACCGGCAGCGGCATCGTGTCCGTCGACGCCGATGGTGGGACGGTCACGAGCGGCCCCCTGACCGCGCGCATCGACAGGGGGAGCCCCTGGAGCCTCCGCTTCGAGGCGGACGGGCGCACCCTCACCGAGAGCGGGCCGAAATCGATCGGTTACCTGCAGCTCGCCGACGGTGCGCCGATCGCGGCGGAACCCACCGGGGTCTCCGGCGTCACGGAGACCGGGCTCGCCCCCGCATCCGCTTACGTGCACGCGCGGCTCGGGCTCGGCGTCGGCGAACTCGTCTACGGTCTCGGCGAACGCTTCGGTCCGCTCGTGAAGAACGGCCAGACCGTCGACATCTGGAACGCCGACGGCGGAACCTCGAGCGAGCAGTCCTACAAGAACATCCCGTTCTACCTCACCAACCGGGGCTACGGCGTACTCGTCAACCACGCAGAGCACGTCTCCTTCGAGGTCGGCACCGAGTCCGTCGAACAGGTGCAGTTCTCCGTCGCCGGAGAGTACCTCGAGTACTTCGTGATCTACGGCCCGACGCCCAAGGAGATCCTCGGCCGCTACACCGAGCTGACCGGACGCCCGGCCCAGGTGCCGGCCTGGTCGTACGGCCTCTGGCTGTCGACCTCGTTCACCACCCAGTACGACGAGGCGACGGTCAACTCCTTTATCGACGGCATGGCCGAACGCGACCTGCCGCTCTCGGTCTTCCACTTCGACTGCTTCTGGATGCGCGAGTTCAACTGGACCGACTTCGAGTGGGACCCCCGGGTGTTCCCCGACCCTGAGGGCATGCTCGCCCGCCTGCACGGCAAGAACCTGCACGTGAGCGCCTGGATCAACCCGTACATCGCCCAGCGCGCCCCGATCTTCGCCGAGGCCCAGGCGGCCGGCTACCTCGTGAAGAGGGCGGACGGCTCCGTCTGGCAGTGGGACTTCTGGCAGGCAGGCATGGGCCTCGTCGACTTCACCAACCCGGATGCCGTCACCTGGTTCCAGGGCAAGCTGCGGCACCTGCTCGACCAGGGCGTCGACGCCATCAAGACCGACTTCGGCGAGCGGATCCCGCTCGACGTGGTCTGGCACGACGGCTCCAGCCCCGAGCGGATGCACAACTGGTACACCCAGCTCTACAACGCCGCCGTGTTCGAGGTGCTCCAGGAGCACCACGGCGTCGGCGACGCCGTGCTGTTCGCGCGCTCCGCGACCGTCGGCGGCCAGAAGCAGCCGGTGCACTGGGGCGGGGACAACTCGTCGAGCTATGAGTCGATGGCGGAGACGCTGCGCGGTGGGCTCTCGCTCGCCCTCTCCGGCTTCGGGTTCTGGAGCCACGACATCGGCGGCTTCGAGGGCATGCCCAATGCGGCTGTGCTCAAGCGCTGGCTCGCCTTCGGCCTGATGTCGAGCCACTCCCGCCTGCACGGCTCCACGAGCTACCGGGTGCCGTGGCTCTTCGACGACGGCACGGAGGAACCGGGCCAGAGCGCCGTCGACGTCACTCGTCGCTTCACGAAGCTCAAGCTCTCGCTGATGCCCTACCTGTACCAGGTCGGCCTCGAGGCGCACCGCAGCGGCATCCCTTTCATGCGGCCGATGCAGATCGAATTCGCCGGCGACCCCGCCGTCGACTACCTCGACCGCCAGTACCTGCTCGGCCACGACCTACTCGTCGCTCCCGTCTTCAGCGAGGCCGGCGACGTGTCGTACTACCTCCCCGCCGGGACCTGGACGAACTACCTGACCGGCGAGACCGCGGCCGGACCCGCCTGGCGCCGCGAGACCCACGCGTTCGACAGCATTCCGTTGTGGGTGCGGGAGGGCGCCGTGATCGCGACGGGCGCGCGGGACGACCGGCCGGACTACGACTACACCGAGGACGTCCTGATCACGGTCTATCCCGGGGGCGATGCCACCAGGACCGTGCTGGTGTCGGATCCGCTCGGCGATTCCGTTGTGACCTTTACGATTGTGGAAGACGGCGACGGGGTCACGGTGCAGAGTGACTCGGACGCCACGTTCCGCGCCAGACGCGCGGGAGGCGACACCTCAGCATCCGCGAACCGAAAGGCCACCCTCTCATGA
- a CDS encoding GH1 family beta-glucosidase, producing MTDSRQGNPDYRDSGLEFPDGFIFGSATAAYQIEGAVDEDGRGPSIWDIFSHTPGAILNGDTGDTASDHYHHLEEDLDLMQRLGLHAYRFSISWSRIQPTGRGPVNEKGLAFYERLVDGLLERGIRPIATLYHWDLPQALEDEGGWTNRETAYAFAEYARIMGAALGDRIDTWTTLNEPWCSAYLGYGSGAHAPGRTDGAEALTAVHHLNLAHGLAITELRKVVTNDPDFSITLNLHVVRGEGPGGPEAVRQIDGLGNRVFLGPLLKGEYPADVLSDTALITDWSFVRPGDTEIIHQPIDVLGVNYYSTNLVRLWDGEAPRQSADGHKDAAGSPWPGADRVEFVQQAGPYTDMGWNIEPAGLEELLVSLSEEFPDQPLMITENGAAFPDIRVQDADGPAVHDPLRTDYLQRHFTAAHRALARGVDLRGYQVWSFMDNFEWAYGYSKRFGIVYVDYDTEVRTPKDSALWYAKLVATGIIPAA from the coding sequence ATGACCGATTCCCGCCAGGGCAACCCGGACTACCGCGATTCGGGGCTGGAATTCCCCGACGGATTCATCTTCGGTTCGGCGACGGCCGCGTACCAGATCGAGGGTGCCGTCGACGAGGATGGCCGCGGCCCGTCGATCTGGGACATCTTCAGCCACACGCCCGGCGCGATTCTGAACGGTGACACCGGCGACACGGCGAGCGACCACTATCACCACCTCGAGGAAGACCTCGACCTGATGCAGCGGCTCGGCCTGCACGCGTACCGGTTCTCGATCTCGTGGTCGCGGATCCAGCCCACCGGGCGCGGCCCGGTCAACGAGAAGGGTCTCGCGTTCTACGAGCGGCTCGTCGACGGGCTGCTCGAGCGCGGCATCCGCCCGATCGCGACGCTCTACCACTGGGACCTCCCGCAGGCCCTGGAGGACGAGGGCGGCTGGACCAACCGCGAGACCGCATACGCGTTCGCCGAGTACGCGCGGATCATGGGCGCGGCTCTCGGCGACCGGATCGACACCTGGACGACGCTCAACGAGCCGTGGTGCTCCGCGTACCTGGGCTACGGCTCCGGGGCGCACGCGCCCGGTCGAACCGACGGTGCGGAGGCGTTGACCGCGGTCCACCACCTCAACCTCGCGCACGGGCTCGCGATCACGGAACTCAGGAAGGTCGTCACGAACGACCCGGACTTCTCGATCACGCTCAACCTGCACGTCGTGCGCGGCGAGGGCCCCGGTGGGCCAGAGGCCGTTCGGCAGATCGACGGCCTCGGCAACCGGGTCTTCCTCGGCCCGCTGCTGAAAGGCGAGTACCCGGCGGATGTCCTCTCCGACACCGCCCTGATCACCGACTGGTCCTTCGTGCGGCCCGGCGACACCGAGATCATCCACCAGCCGATCGACGTGCTCGGCGTCAACTACTACTCGACCAACCTCGTGCGGCTCTGGGACGGCGAGGCCCCGCGCCAAAGCGCCGACGGCCACAAGGACGCCGCCGGCTCTCCCTGGCCCGGCGCCGACCGGGTCGAATTCGTGCAGCAGGCCGGCCCGTACACCGACATGGGCTGGAACATCGAGCCCGCGGGCCTCGAGGAACTGCTCGTGTCGCTCAGCGAGGAATTCCCGGACCAGCCGCTCATGATCACCGAGAACGGCGCAGCCTTCCCGGACATCCGCGTGCAGGACGCGGACGGCCCCGCCGTGCACGATCCGCTGCGCACCGACTACCTGCAGCGGCACTTCACCGCCGCGCACCGCGCCCTCGCGCGCGGCGTCGACCTGCGCGGGTACCAGGTCTGGTCGTTCATGGACAACTTCGAGTGGGCATACGGCTACTCGAAGCGGTTCGGCATCGTCTACGTCGACTACGACACCGAGGTGCGCACCCCCAAGGACAGTGCGCTCTGGTACGCGAAGCTCGTCGCCACGGGAATCATCCCCGCCGCCTGA
- the chvE gene encoding multiple monosaccharide ABC transporter substrate-binding protein, whose product MTKTKRLFTIVATGAVALSLAACSTATTSATGSTTAAIADCNVGISMPTRSLERWINDGEGLKTKLEGAGCTVDLQYADNKTDQQISQIQNQVAGGAKILVVAAIDGKVLAPALADAKKQDATVIAYDRLINGTPDVDYYATFDNYKVGTLQGQFIEKQLGLKDGKGPFNLEPFAGSPDDNNAKYFFSGAWDVLLPYVTSGQLVVPSGKAPKTNDEWTTIGIQGWASDKAQAEMDNRLSSFYGNGAKVNVVLSPNDSLAVGIEASLKSAGYNAGADYPLITGQDADKANVKAILAGTQSMTVWKDTRTLGAQVFTMIQSIAAGTTVEVNDTKTYDNGKKVVPSYLLAPEVVTKDLVQTKLIDSGFIKASDVGL is encoded by the coding sequence ATGACGAAAACCAAGAGGCTGTTCACGATTGTCGCTACGGGGGCCGTTGCGCTCTCGCTCGCGGCGTGTTCAACGGCCACCACATCAGCGACCGGAAGCACAACGGCGGCAATCGCCGACTGCAACGTCGGCATCTCGATGCCCACGAGAAGCCTCGAGCGCTGGATCAATGACGGCGAAGGCCTCAAGACCAAGCTCGAAGGGGCCGGCTGCACCGTCGACCTTCAGTACGCGGACAATAAGACCGACCAGCAGATCAGCCAGATCCAGAACCAGGTCGCCGGCGGGGCCAAGATCCTCGTCGTCGCAGCGATCGACGGCAAGGTTCTCGCACCGGCCCTCGCCGACGCGAAGAAGCAGGACGCCACGGTCATCGCCTACGACCGCCTGATCAACGGGACCCCCGACGTCGACTACTACGCGACGTTCGACAACTACAAGGTGGGCACGCTGCAGGGCCAGTTCATCGAGAAGCAGCTCGGTCTCAAGGACGGCAAGGGTCCGTTCAACCTCGAGCCCTTCGCCGGCAGCCCCGACGACAACAACGCCAAGTACTTCTTCTCCGGCGCGTGGGACGTGCTCCTGCCCTACGTGACGAGCGGCCAGCTGGTCGTCCCGAGCGGCAAGGCTCCGAAGACGAACGACGAGTGGACCACGATCGGTATCCAGGGGTGGGCGTCTGACAAGGCCCAGGCCGAGATGGACAACCGGCTCTCCTCGTTCTACGGCAACGGCGCCAAGGTCAACGTCGTGCTCTCCCCGAACGACAGCCTCGCGGTCGGTATCGAAGCATCCCTCAAGTCGGCCGGCTATAACGCCGGAGCCGACTACCCGCTCATCACGGGTCAGGACGCCGACAAGGCGAACGTCAAGGCTATCCTCGCGGGCACCCAGTCGATGACCGTCTGGAAGGACACCCGTACCCTCGGTGCCCAGGTCTTCACGATGATCCAGTCGATCGCTGCCGGCACAACGGTCGAGGTGAACGACACGAAGACGTACGACAACGGCAAGAAGGTCGTCCCGTCCTACCTGCTGGCCCCTGAGGTCGTCACGAAGGACCTCGTGCAGACGAAGCTCATCGATTCCGGGTTCATCAAGGCATCGGACGTCGGCCTCTAA